The Bactrocera neohumeralis isolate Rockhampton unplaced genomic scaffold, APGP_CSIRO_Bneo_wtdbg2-racon-allhic-juicebox.fasta_v2 ctg5145, whole genome shotgun sequence sequence ctcgaaaacaccggaaggcATTGGGGCAGGTATTGCGGGTCCGCGAACCAAGCTATCCATACCTATGGGCTGCTTCCCAAGCATTTTCCAGGCTGAAGTTCTTGCCATCAGTCAATGCGCTGAAATCAACCTcagccgcaactatcgcaaccagcgcaTAGCtattctcagcgatagtcaagcggcactaaaagcgatctcatcGTACGAGaccaaatcgcttttagtagaAGAATGCATAGGAAGGCTAAACCGCCTGTCCCTGTGCAACcgggtgcacctaatttgggtaCCAGGGCATAAGGGAGTAGAAGGAAACGAGAAGGCAGACGAGCTGGCCCGCACGGCGGCAGCGTCCAAGATGTGGGGACCAGAGCCGTCCGTAGCAGTAGGACCCCACACtcttaaggagctgctccgcacggaggagagagAGGATAGGGAGCGGCACTGGCGGCAGGCAGCAAGTATGCGCCACGCCAAGCTGCTCCTAGGAGGATATAACCTCTCCAGGTTTAAGGAATTAATTAACCTCCCCCGTGAGAAATTCCGAA is a genomic window containing:
- the LOC126767284 gene encoding uncharacterized protein LOC126767284, producing MRTCPTVALEVLLELTPLHKVIKLAAKHTMLLMSAEGCRRGKIMSSRQMDALAESTPLALLPRDGTTRKVNFKKHFKVTLGSKKEWNDSTLERLLEDSTIQWYTDGSKTPEGIGAGIAGPRTKLSIPMGCFPSIFQAEVLAISQCAEINLSRNYRNQRIAILSDSQAALKAISSYETKSLLVEECIGRLNRLSLCNRVHLIWVPGHKGVEGNEKADELARTAAASKMWGPEPSVAVGPHTLKELLRTEEREDRERHWRQAA